A genomic window from Gossypium hirsutum isolate 1008001.06 chromosome D10, Gossypium_hirsutum_v2.1, whole genome shotgun sequence includes:
- the LOC107915413 gene encoding uncharacterized protein, translating to MDDVLTSKFGLGWEVAFFVSAANVAILYRVVFFHKSVFYFILAPSPKFPIQIPNQSIFTETCFGSSIFVSSILQLVFLLKKKIFVSVSCKLSYEDREDEEGGRTFQFCFLVKQYLRVFDPFTSGNRSEMLLFLFIVGKINVFIHSEDRIYIENPLSRYTPVDFVK from the exons ATGGATGATGTTCTTACATCAAAATTTGGTCTGGGATGGGAAG tggcgttttttgtaaGCGCTGCAAATGTTGCAATACTATACCGCGTCGTTTTCTTCCACAAATCAGTTTTCTACTTCATCCTCGCTCCTAGCCCCAAATTCCCCATCCAAATCCCTAATCAGTCAATATTCACAGAGACTTGTTTCGGTTCTTCGATTTTTGTTTCTTCAATTCTTCAATTggtttttttacttaaaaagaaaatatttgtttcagtttcttgtaaACTTTCATACGAAGACAGAGAAGACGAAGAAGGTGGTCGAACATTCCAATTCTGTTTTTTGGTCAAGCAGTATTTAag GGTTTTCGATCCTTTTACTAGTGGAAACCGTTCTGAAATGCTTTTATTTCTCTTCATCGTCGGCAAG attaacgtatttatacattcggaggatcggatctacatcgagaacccactatccagatatactccggtagattttgttaaataa
- the LOC107914713 gene encoding uncharacterized WD repeat-containing protein C2A9.03 yields MSRLQLEDFYYMAEDIIDDMDEDDYGRAGGDMDAHEYDMLTKVTDTSSGQARKGKDIQGIPWERLNITREDYRLTRLEQYKNYENIPASGDAVVKECKQMEKGGNYYEFFHNTRLVKPTILHFQLRNLVWATSKHDVYLMSNYSVMHWSSLSCHLSEILNFSGHVAPTEKHPGSLLEGFTQTQISTLAVKDNFMVAGGFQGELTFKHLDRKGVAFCTRTTYDDNAITNAIEIYDSLRGGINFMAANNDCSMREYDTERFQLLNHLRFPWPVNHTSVSPDRRLITVVGDSLDGLLVDLQNGKTVATVVGHLDYSFASAWHPDGRIFATGNQDKTCRVWDVRNLSRPVATLKGNLGAIRSIRFSSDGQFMVAAEPADFVHVYSTRADYEKRQEIDFFGEISGVSLSPDDESLYIGIWDRTYASLLQYNKRHTYAYLDSYL; encoded by the exons ATGTCCCGTTTGCAACTGGAGGATTTCTATTACATGGCTGAAGACATCATCGATGATATGGATGAAGACGACTATGGTAGAGCTGGTGGAGACATGGATGCCCATGAATATGACATG CTGACCAAGGTGACTGATACATCTTCTGGTCAAGCACGGAAGGGGAAGGACATTCAGGGGATTCCATGGGAAAGATTGAACATAACCAGGGAAGATTATAGATTGACAAGGCTTGAACAGTATAAGAATTATGAGAATATCCCGGCCTCTGGTGATGCTGTTGTCAAG GAATGCAAACAGATGGAAAAAGGTGGGAACTACTATGAGTTCTTCCACAACACTAGATTAGTTAAGCCGACAATCCTCCATTTTCAG CTTCGAAACTTGGTTTGGGCTACTTCAAAGCACGATGTTTACCTTATGTCCAATTATTCAGTCATGCATTGGTCATCATTGTCATGTCATCTCTCTGAGATCCTTAATTTCTCTGGGCACGTGGCACCTACTGAG AAACATCCGGGAAGTTTATTAGAAGGTTTTACACAAACCCAAATAAGTACACTGGCGGTCAAAGACAATTTTATGGTTGCAGGAGGTTTCCAAGGAGAGCTTACTTttaag CACTTGGACAGAAAAGGGGTAGCATTTTGTACGCGAACAACCTATGACGATAATGCAATTACAAATGCTATTGAGATATACGACAGCTTGAG GGGTGGAATCAATTTTATGGCTGCCAATAATGACTGTAGCATGAGAGAATATGATACGGAGAGATTTCAGCTTCTAAACCATCTCCGTTTCCCTTGGCCAGTAAAT CATACATCAGTCAGCCCTGACCGAAGGCTTATTACTGTTGTTGGAGATAGCTTGGATGGGTTGCTTGTGGATTTGCAAAACGGAAAG ACTGTAGCAACGGTGGTAGGTCATCTAGATTACTCCTTTGCATCTGCATGGCACCCAGACGGGCGCATATTTGCCACTGGAAATCAGGATAAGACATGCCGTGTGTGGGACGTTCGAAACCTTTCAAGGCCAGTTGCGACTCTCAAAGGAAACTTGGGTGCCATACGATCAATCCGCTTTTCATCCGATGGTCAATTCATGGTGGCTGCTGAACCTGCAGATTTCGTTCACGTGTATAGTACGCGTGCTGATTACGAGAAAAGACAAGAGATTGACTTCTTTGGGGAGATTTCGGGAGTATCTCTGAGTCCAGACGATGAATCTTTGTATATAGGAATATGGGACAGAACGTATGCAAGTTTGCTGCAATACAACAAAAGACACACATATGCATACTTGGATTCGTACTTGTGA